AAATTACAATTCTATCTTTAAGCAGCTGAAACCACTGCTGTACTGACAAGACTTTCATGACCTGTAATGGGAACTCAGACTCCTGCCTAGGTTTTTCTGAATCTGATCCCAATCTTCTTTCAACTAGCtgattcttttctcctttctcattttttttccctgtttcagcttcaggtttcttctttttaattttacattccTGATGCCTGAGATgtaacttttcccttcttctttccacTGAACTGTCTTTCCCTAAGCCTTTAGATCTCACAGTCATATTTCAAGAAGCTTTAGTGGGACAGGGGTTAAGACCGGGCGGATAAGAGGTGTGAGCGTCCCTTCCCTTTTGGATAGAAATGGGTAAAACATTTCTGCAGGTTCCTTCCCAAGCCGTAGAGGCATTCTCACCATGACGCCCATCTGCTCTGCATCATAAAAGTTCACTTGCCCTTCCTCCAAGTCCAGCAGCACACCGATCACTGAATTACCCGCCTGCTGCTTCGCAATCCTGTGGTCTCCTTTGCTAGAGAAAATCTCTCCCTGGGACCTGTGCAGAGCCCAGAAGTCCTCCCCGGGAAGggtcccttcctcctcctctctccccttctccctcaacacccccagcacccagtcGTGCTGCTGGCCCACCTCCACCTCCCAGTAGTGTTTCCCAGCTGCAaacccttccttccccagcaggaCAGGGACTGTGGAGGGAGCGTTTGGGCCAGCAGGTTCAGACGCACTGCTCTCCACATCTGGAGTCCCCGGCACCTGGAGCTCCAGGACTCGGCAGTCAGGATCCACAGTAATGGGAACTGGAGGGGAAAACGGGAATCACCCGATGAGCAGAGTGGCCCAGGGACCTCTCTCCCCATGGGGCTATGTGTTGAAGTGTTTGAGGGTCTGAGCGGTCCTGGTGCGATTCAACAAAGAATTTAAGCATTCCCCAGAAGAGGGCATGCAATCACTGATGAACTGGGAGGCACCTCAGGGCTGTCACAGCCGTGTCCTCTTTTGGGGCACAAGTCCACACACTCTACCAGAAATCTCTTTTCCACACGATCATCCATCCTCTCCAGATTTGTGTCCACATCCCACCCCAGACCTCGACGCCTTTCAGCAGCTCCTTTTCTCAGTCTTCCCAACAGCCACATCCCAACTTCATTAGCCTGTTAACCAAGCCAGGCATATTCCTGTGACTCCAGCTAGTCGGTCTATCTCCAACATCATGGCATTGTCATTTCAACGTGACTTGGACAGATGGCCACTGCATTTTCACAcccttcctcctgccagctTACCTGCGTGGCTCCGGGCTTCCCAGAAAtctacagaaaggaaagagagtaGTGTTTTGTGAATCCATTGGGCAGTCAGATACTTATCAACCTACAGTATTTCTGTCTATTGATGTGCAATTCTGCCCCAGGGTTGACTTTTTACTTAATCAACCAGTACATatcacaataaaataaaacttttaaaccACTTACCCAGCTCAGCTTCTAATGtctctgaaagagaaagatgtTCTAGTTATTAACACTAAatttgtgagggttttttcaAAGTCAGACAACCCCTAACAGTAGATCGAGCAATAACATTAGTCAGTatgagttttttttaatttgtgtggTTTAAACTTTTGAGACTTTGTTGCAAGATGAGGAACACAAACTGGGCTTCTCAGGAAGGTCTGAATTTCTTTACAGTTGGCAAGCATTTTAGAGGACATTAGGTCAGCCAGTTGGACTGTGTGGAGGAAATCAGTTTCTTGGCTGTCATCGTAATGGTTCAGGAGGACGtgatttgtaagaaaaaaaaccacatgaTGCAACATAGTTGTCTGTAGTTTTGGTGTAGTTTTTAGGTAAGAAAAACTCCCAGTAAGGAAGATTATTCATTATTCATAGAAGACTTCCAGAGAGGTCTTATAGCAGCCGTGTGACAAATTTCTTGAAGGAGAAAATCGAATCTCACTGTGAGGAGATATTTACATTGGATTCACCCTCACAGAAGACCTATCTGAacacttgctttattttttatgaggTTTGTAAAAATGTAAGATTTATACAAGGTGTTTTCTTACCAAggttatttctcttttccaacaTTGCTGTAAAAGAATAATAAGTGAAATGAAAACTCAAGGAGATAACGATTAAGAGGTGAGATCTGAAGGAAGTAATTCTATCCCTGTgcaaattctgaaattattttttcccttaaaatttGCCGTGTGAAAACTTGTCAACTTAAATTCTTAAAAGCATGTGTTGTGGATAAAGGTCAGGTGTAAATTAACACAACTATACTGCACTGTTCCTATGCTCTAGAGTTatggcattcttttttttctttttcttaccctTCTTCCCTTAGTTGTACACTTCCAGTGCTGTCTGAAGTGTTGTGCCCTGGGTGGGAAACCTCATGGCATCTCAGCAGAATCTAGGTATCCTACTATAAATAGCTGAATTTCAACCCAAATGAAGATAGTCAGAATAGCTTGGTATGCAGGATTAGGTGACCAAATGCAGGTGTCTATTTTTGAGTTCTCTAGGTGCCATTAGCAATATTGCTAATCAATATTGATGGCACTGATAGTTTCCTCCTTATTGTGGCATAAGTTGCCTAATGTTATTTGTCTActgcctattcacaggcacaagcTGTGTAGTGTTATTTGAGATGCCCTAAAGTCTCCTGCCTGGCATTGAGGTGGCCTACTCATCCAAAAGGAGTTGACCTCCAGGAGGGTCTTCGCTGTATGTGTCCTCTCCAGGTGGGTATCTGGGTTGAGGTatgaagcagaaagagaggGGGAAGCATGACATGGCATTTTCCTTAGTACTCATTTTGTATGTAACTAAATATCCAAGCCAATATTTCTCAGGGTACAGAGTCTGAGCCATATATTTTTGGCTTTGTGATGCTGGTTACAGCTGTTTGAATAATTTGaccagaaagtaaaaaaaaagtaggtcaGAGCTTCAAGAAATCTCACTACAGTCAGCAAGACTCCAGGCAGAGAGATtacacaggagcagaaaagtATCACAAGTTTCTTAGAAGCAGAGCCACACTAAGTAAAATTTTTCATCAGTgactaaaaatgaaatagaagtaACATTCATTTGAATAAAGGCAAGCTGTTATGCTTTTTTATGAACtagcttattttctttctctcttacaTACCTGTTTGTAAAAGTTGATTAACTATATTTACCTCCTCCGACTGTTTTCTTGCATGATTCTAAGTTGatcaacaaacaaaacaaaaaaaaggaaggaaaaaaaaaacattactgGCTGGCCAGTTGGTTTAATTTACAAGTTTAAAATGATAAGAcaagcttttaaattattttgttgtccTCATTTACTAAAGCTCCAACAAGTTATTTGAAAATggatcattttttaatttataatcaAACTTGAAAGCAGGTcgcaaaaatgttttctaaaggGAACAGACACATCCAGAAGTACTTCATATGAAAATCTACATCTCATTTGCTCTTTTGGGGTTGTAAATAATATGCATCCTAGAAGTACTAAAAAGAACAGTAGAAGTGTGTCCTTACCTAGTTTTACCATCAAACATACTCCTTCTGCAAGAAATTATATGGGATTATTAATAATGTATaagtttctgtttctcttaGCTGACTACAAAGACAATACCCTCAGGAACACCCAGAGACTTCTATCATTTTAGAAACTTAAATTGAATCTCACTGGTAAGTTGAAAGGCCAAAATGAGGTAATGGAGCTCCTCTAGACTATGTCTTGTTTACTGTTATTATTTGACAAGAAACATTTGCTGATGACACACAGAATTTGCAGAAATTGCGGAAGAAATTGTTACTTGTTTCTTCAGGCTAGACTGGATTGAGAGGATCAGAGATGAGAGTTTGATGACCTTGATGAGAGCATCAGAGTCAAAGCCACGGGGTGCAATTTAGCAGTGAACAGTTCAAGGCTTgttatttgaatttatttttctctaataaTCTTGGGAATTATTAGCAGGTGAGAACAGAGGAGGCAAAAGATCAGAATACATGGATTACTGTGATCCAGCTGTGCAAAAAATGGAGCATAAACCTGGCATAGAACAATGGCATTTTCAGAGCAATTACAGCATCGATACGGTTATACCTCAAGATATTAGTGCAATCATACTAGATCATGGTGTATCAGCCTGTTCACCATCTTGCAAGCATCAGAGGATTACCCTGAGTGATCTACTCTACTTCAGACTACCTATGGAGTGGCCAatactttttaattataaagGATAACTTGAGCAATTGCCATCAAATGCTTTATGCCGATAAGGACTGCTACTTTGGAGATTCATGTCCAAGAAATCAAAAAGCCCTAGAAGAGTGTCtttgattttatgttttcaagATATCCTCACAGTTTTCAAGGAGCATTTACCTCTTACCATGTTCTCCTTCAAgtttactaggaaaaaaaaaaaattgcaatattAATTATTGACTATctcaaaacaataaaacataaattataCCAGTCAAAGGATCTGGAATGCTAGTTGGAAGTTGAACCCATCAGTTCTTTTAACAGAGGGTTATTTCAATACCAGAAGACCTTAGGAATACCCAAAGAGAAAAGAGCTACTGGAACAGCAACCAATTTAGTGAAGAAGCCCCTCTACAACCTCACATCTGGGGAAATGATAGAGGCAAGGAGAACTTCCACGTGCAAGTAGGTAGGCAGATAAAAAAAGTTTGTATTGGATTCACCAGCTGATGCTGACACTGATAGGACAAAGGgtaatagctttaaaatgaaagagcgtggatttagactagatgtaaggaaaaaattctgtgagggtggtgaggcactggaacaggttgcccagagaagttgtggatgctccatccctggaagcgttcaaggccaggttggatggggctttgaccagcctggtctagtggaaggtgtccctgcccatggcagggggggttgcACTTTaagttcccttccaacccaaaccatttgaTGATTCTATGGTttcagtgtatatatatatatatatatttatttatgtatgtatttatttatttatttttattcttgtcttGGGGAAGAGTGAGCTCTGGAGGAATACAAGCCACTGACTTGTTGTATTGGAGTCCATACAGCAGGAGAGTACCCCAACTTGTCTGTGCTGACAAGAAGATCTGCCTAGGAGTGTAAGAAGCAAAGCTCCCTGCTTAAGCAGCAGTGGCAGTACGCAGAGCTGAGCAGGGTCCAAATACCCCCCACTTCAGCCAGGTGCTctaaaaaactgaaatacttaaaTGTTGATCATGCCTGCATTATTATCACACGTATAAAACTGCTTCTGAGACTGTTGCTGGCTCAGAAGCATAAACTTTTCTCCTCAAATATGTTCACATGGGTTTATATTCAGCTGCTTCACTACTCACCTGCTTTACGGCATTGTTTATAactacctggaaaaaaaataaactttttaaatttttgttttattttttaaacaagatgTGTATTGAGAATATCGAAGTAAAACCTCaaactttctcattttaaaattaaatttttttcaaaaatccaCTATTCTAAAAGCTAAAATCATATTCTGTGTTTGTAAATATCTGTGATCATACAAAATGGCATCTCATAGAAGTGACCTCCCTGTAAAAGATTCTCTGTCCATTCACACATATGCAACTCCCCACCCTACTATACATTTAACTCTATGTCTGTTAATTTTGTCTCTCTCCCCCTCATTCCCATATGTTTGTTTCTGAATCTGTTACTTAAGTTTTCATTAACTGTGTTTTGCATTGTAGGTTAAAACTTGCATATCAAGTTGTAGGTGGAAATACTTACTGTGTAGTTTATAGCAGATAGCAGCAATAACAGctatattaagaaataaaattacaaggAACGCCATCATCCAAGGTgaagtggaaggaaagaagacatctgtaaaatataaatGGTGTTCCTTTCACTGAATGTTTGTGAAACACCTATGGCAGGCTCCAGCGGCCAAAGCATATGCATCCAGTGCCATTTTATTTGCTGTAATGTATCCTTTACAGGTTGCAGGACTCGCTTGAAATCCAAAATATCCAAAGTTCTGCTCTGCCAGCTATACCAGGCCATCGGAGATAGTATTAGATGCCTATGTGCAGGTGATCAAGCTGGGCTCCTGCACTGCATACACCCATATTCCAACTGCCATGGGTAGAGGCATGTTTGGAGAAGGTACCTCTTCATGAGGGAGATGTGCTGAGAAGCCCATCTCTGATGCCAGTATTTGCACCGTTGAGCCACATAATGATGTTTTCAGCAAAGTGGCATTCCAGATTGGAAAAAGGatctccctcttccccttttgaaatgaaattgcCTACTTTCCAGACTAGGAATCCATCTAAAGGGAGGAACACGCTGAAGCTCAGAGTAATCATGGTGGTGttagggagagagaagaggatgGGAACGGACAGTTGGCATTTCGTATTGGCATAGTCCAGCTGTCTCAGGTCATTGTGCTGGGTATCCTGGCAGCATCGTAGGGTCCTTGTTAACCCCATTGACATTCCTAAATCCTTCCCCCTCCAAACTGGCACAGTGCTCTCAGGTGGCAGCTAACGAGAGCCCTGCATTAGTATTTATAGCTAAGTTGTATCTTGGAAGTAACAAGTGATCTAAGACACAAAGATGGACTTCTTATCATGTTATCCATCTAAACACTAGTCATGTTTGTGCATGGGCTGGGTGTCCAGGATCACCCCAGGGTCAACGGAGAGGACAGCAGCCTACCAAGCGGTCCTGACAGCGATTGATCCTGGAGGTCACTCACCTGAAATCAGGACTCGGGATTCACAGATTGCGTTGAGAAGGTTATTGACTACCCTGCAGGAGACTTCCTTGTCAGATCCCCGTTCGAGAATCATGGAACTTACAACATCAAAAACGCCTGAAGATGTCTTTGTGTTTCGGGTGGTCACTTCCTCCTTCCGTGTCTGTCCTTTGCTGTTCAGCCAAACTACTTCGGGCTCTGGAAACCATCCCTGTGACTTGCAGGTGAGGCCAATGCCCTGACCCACAGGACCATCCAGGAAAACTGAAGACTCATCACCTTTAGCTATagaacagcaaacaaacaagctCCAACAAACAGGAGACGAGATATTCTCTCACCAAACAGTACATGGTGGGAAGGTCTTCCCCAGATTTATCTATAAACACAGTGTGTAAATTTATCAGATTTGAAATTTTAGTTCTCATTAAATTGCTGGTAAATAGCTCTTCCTGTGTT
This genomic window from Buteo buteo chromosome 33, bButBut1.hap1.1, whole genome shotgun sequence contains:
- the LOC142026392 gene encoding butyrophilin subfamily 2 member A1-like, coding for MGSRFQQATTLHIILFLQIIRLVTGQYKIITPDKPVIGVIGKGVILPCQLTIKIIPERLLVHWVFTGHSKKIHVTTYGGKNSRNPVHEDETYRGRTNFFWSEFNKGNVSLHLKNVTLSDKGEYTCSVFFENWYDEAVVDLVVAAKGDESSVFLDGPVGQGIGLTCKSQGWFPEPEVVWLNSKGQTRKEEVTTRNTKTSSGVFDVVSSMILERGSDKEVSCRVVNNLLNAICESRVLISDVFFPSTSPWMMAFLVILFLNIAVIAAICYKLHNTHLERTHTAKTLLEVNSFWMKTLEAELDFWEARSHAVPITVDPDCRVLELQVPGTPDVESSASEPAGPNAPSTVPVLLGKEGFAAGKHYWEVEVGQQHDWVLGVLREKGREEEEGTLPGEDFWALHRSQGEIFSSKGDHRIAKQQAGNSVIGVLLDLEEGQVNFYDAEQMGVMVRMPLRLGKEPAEMFYPFLSKREGTLTPLIRPVLTPVPLKLLEI